From the Heptranchias perlo isolate sHepPer1 chromosome 26, sHepPer1.hap1, whole genome shotgun sequence genome, one window contains:
- the fabp10a gene encoding fatty acid-binding protein 10-A, liver basic isoform X1, protein MAFSGRWQVYSQENIEDFMRALFLPEDVIKIGKDIKPIIEIKQTGDNFVITTKNPRQSVTNQFTIGKEAEITSMDGKKLKCTVQMEEGKLICKLQNFIHVQEVEGAEMIEKLTAGTTTMIRKSKRI, encoded by the exons ATGGCATTCTCTGGAAGGTGGCAGGTCTACTCCCAAGAGAACATTGAAGACTTTATGAGAGCTCTCT TTCTTCCAGAAGATGTAATAAAGATTGGGAAAGACATCAAGCCAATCATTGAAATCAAACAAACTGGAGACAACTTCGTCATCACAACAAAAAATCCACGCCAGTCAGTAACAAATCAGTTTACCATTGGAAAAGAAGCTGAAATCACCTCCATGGATGGCAAAAAGCTAAAG TGTACTGTACAGATGGAAGAAGGAAAGCTAATATGCAAGTTGCAAAACTTCATCCATGtacaggaggtggagggggctgaaatgattgaa AAACTCACTGCGGGCACCACCACCATGATTAGAAAAAGCAAACGAATTTAA
- the fabp10a gene encoding fatty acid-binding protein 10-A, liver basic isoform X2: MHTLKRAGENWKLSVPGSSSLVLPEDVIKIGKDIKPIIEIKQTGDNFVITTKNPRQSVTNQFTIGKEAEITSMDGKKLKCTVQMEEGKLICKLQNFIHVQEVEGAEMIEKLTAGTTTMIRKSKRI; the protein is encoded by the exons ATGCATACGTTAAAAAGggcaggagaaaattggaaactgTCAGTTCCCGGCAGCTCCAGCTTGG TTCTTCCAGAAGATGTAATAAAGATTGGGAAAGACATCAAGCCAATCATTGAAATCAAACAAACTGGAGACAACTTCGTCATCACAACAAAAAATCCACGCCAGTCAGTAACAAATCAGTTTACCATTGGAAAAGAAGCTGAAATCACCTCCATGGATGGCAAAAAGCTAAAG TGTACTGTACAGATGGAAGAAGGAAAGCTAATATGCAAGTTGCAAAACTTCATCCATGtacaggaggtggagggggctgaaatgattgaa AAACTCACTGCGGGCACCACCACCATGATTAGAAAAAGCAAACGAATTTAA